Within the Salvelinus alpinus chromosome 38, SLU_Salpinus.1, whole genome shotgun sequence genome, the region GTGAGAGGCTGTGATAGTCTACCTCTGAGGGGTCCTGTCTTTGGGGTCACAGACTCATAGGTTCTTCCCAAAATGGCCATTCTATGTCCATCCTGTGTAAATGTTTCCCTGTGAGGAAGCGAAGAAAACAGAGGTTTGTAAAAGCTAGCTAACGGAACCACTGGAATGAAAACTATAATCTCACACTCTCCATCACCACTCACCCCTGGGGTTTGGTGCGTGTGAAGGGCAGCGGTTGGCTCTTGCTGTATTTATCAGACACCATCTCCAGTAGCCGTCTGTAGTGCTCCTTATCACTCTCCTTCAGAGCCTGGAAACAGAACAGCTGACTACTACTGACATACCTGGCGTGGCATTTAATAAAAACCAGGATCAATCACAGGGTTGATTTTCATTTCAAACTCATTTTTAACTAACCTCCTCCACTGCCAAGCACTGTCTGTGAGAGCGGTTAGGGGTGGGCAGGTCTGAGCTGGGGGGTCCTGTCCCAACCCTCACCCCCTGGGTAGGCCGACTGGGAAGGAGCTGGAGGGAGCATCTTTGGGGcttgtctccatctctccctttgtctGGGTTCCCTGGACCCAGCACTAAGCCACTGAAAACAAGACAGAGAACACAACGCTTACAGGAGGAACATCCCACATATGTAGAACCTTTGTATTAATTAAAGCCCCAGAACTGAAAGTATGCAGTAGACAGAAGAAGAGGCCTACATGTGTTTCCTAAGAGGGGTAGAGGCTCCCTGGAGGGGGGTAGAGGCTCCCTGGAGGAGGCccagcccccccctctctctctgtcctcctaccGTTGGTTTCTCTGGAGACACGGAAAGAGGGATAAACAAGTTGAAGCAACCACTTGACCTGTCCCCTCTGCTGTTACACATATTATATACCATGATGTTGTAATGTACAACACAGCTGTCCTCCTTCCTTATCGATCAAACAATCAGAGCCCTCGTTACTCACCCATTTTCCAATCAGAGCTGCTCATCCATGAGGTGTGGAGTTCATCTATTCCCATCAGGCCCACAGGGCCCTACATAATAGGAGTGATTTAGGACATAGTCAGATGTGAATATTGTGCAGTATGTGTCTTTCAGTCAGAGCAGTGGTTTATGAGTGTGTTGCGTACGGTACTAGAATGTATCACTTGTACACATTCATACCTGGCTTGCTGTGTACCTTCTGTGTTCCTCGCTGGCAGGAGACAGTGGGTTCCTCAGTCTCAGCAGCCCAGCCACCCCTGCTACAGTCTTCTTCACAAAACGAATTATGTCTATGACAATATGAGAGAGTACAATACACATGTAGTCAGTTCAAAGCTGACTAGCTAGCCACCGTTAGTTACAACGACAATTAATTATAAAAACAGTGGCTAAACGTTATTGGTAGTAAGTTATCATACCTTTTCTCCTTCTCTTGATCGCCACTGGTTCACTCTGGCTAATATTTTCTGAAACATGAACGCTGTAACAGAATGTAAACACGTTTAGTCAACAACAATGGACATTAACTACCTAACTGTAACTAGCCAGGTAGTAAAGTTACATTTGTTAGCTACAGTTCGTTACATATTACATTTATTCATTTTTACAGTACCTTGCTATTTGGTACGTTAGGaaataacgttagttagctaatgtCTGGTAAGTGGCGCGAGGAAAAAGTTAGCTCGCCTTGTTATTTTTGACGCAAGCAGCTAACACCAACTGGAATGAATGACAATTGTTGCTaataattagctagctagttaactaggtTACGGGTGACAAGTTAGCTGTTAACTAGTTGACTGGCTAGCGTTTGCCAGCTAGTTTACTAACGCGTTACATAAACAGCTACACAGAGCACATTAGCACCAAAGACAGTAAATGTGACAGCACCAAATAGTGTGCTAGCGCCAAGACAGTCACCGACCTCTGGTAGTTCCTTTTGGTTGGCCTGGCGTTGCTATCCTGCCGTTGTGAGGCTATTTCCCCGCCAACGTTCAAACCAGGCCAACCGGAATGTTTTTGCCCGGTTATAGGCTCGAAGAGCGACGATAGTCCGTCAACTACCCATTCGTACATCACAGACAGATACGAGAGAACGGAAACTTCCTCGTACGGTCGGGCCAGGACTACCCACTGTTTAAGATACAAGCTCAGTGGGCACGAATGCTCTACCTACGCCAAATCACCATTCCCTTTCTTCTATCTAGCACAGCTAGCCTAGCATTTAGCTTCGTGTTGAAATGAGTGACGTGAATGTACACAAACGTGAAGACCGTAAACCGTAGGGGGAACACGTCAGAGACTTCCTCGTACGGTCTACTTGGATATGCTAATCTTATTCCGCGTTCCCGTACTAGTTGCCACTAGAAAACTCGGAAATGtatgacttgctaactggttgacaTCGGCACTTGTAAAAATACAACCAGTTAGCGAACATTTCGGAGTatcctagttccgactagtatTTGAACGCGGCATTAGACCGGATACTGTGGCATGTAAAAACATTTTAGCCCGTTTTCACGGCCTGCTAGGGCTCAGTTTTGCATATCATGGGTGTTGTGTGATTATGTTTTCGTtggattgtcaaacaaatcacttaaaAAAGTACGCTACCTGCGCAGTTCGAGCCACTATAATAATTTATTTTGCTAATACTCTGTTCTGGACCGTAAAGCCCACTGGCTAGTTTCACCCCTAATTGACACAAATGTATGTTTTTAATTTccgacatttggtaggccatattataatttccaacatttgGTGTGGCCATTTGTTTGTCAATTATAGTTATACATGCAGCGTCTCTTCTGTCATAACTTGTTGCCCGAGAAGACTAAATACAGTAGTGATCGCCAGACTAATGTTTTACATCGATAGGATGAATGCATTAATCTAGTTAAAGTAAAGTACTATTGTAACCAAGCGCTGCTTCCCCGACTAAAGGTACCCGGAGACCCACAAATACCCGTGTGTTTGATTTTGGTGACACAGCGACTCCTCAGGCAGAGTCAACCCTGTGGAACCTGCAGACAAGTCAGACATGGATATAGATTCTACTCAAGGGCAATAGTACCTAAAGCACTCGAAGCAGTGTCGGAAGTGACACTGGGTATTCAAGCTAAATTCTCCCCAGGAATGTTTGAGACAGGCCCGAACAACAAATGGATTAACACCGTTTATAATATGGTTCCTCATCTCGGATTCAAGTTCTGGATAGAATGAACTGATACAGATGATGCTAACTTTGGATATAAATTAGTCTATACGTTGTATGTACAATTTAAGAAGCCTATTTGTTAGACCTCAACTAATTAACTATTGTTGCATAGATCGGCTTGCATGTCGTGTGGCGCTTTGTATGCCGCGGCCGGGGATCGAAATATGGTTGCTCGGCCCCTGTTGGGCCTCGGGCGCGCATCCGAATTTCTCAACCCGGCCTGGCATGCGCGCTAATTGCATCTCCGGTCGTTTCAAGAGGACAGAGCACTATTTTCGACTTGTAGCCGAAGTGGACTGGTTTCGTTTAGGAACACGGGGAGAAtgcaataacaaaaaaaatgGGGAATGGTTGGTCCTGTGCAAAGTCTCCAAATGGCATCAGTTTGACCGGGTTTAAGGAAATTAAAAGCTGATGAAACACGTTTCTGAGAAGACTTCAGTTCGTTTTGGAAGCATATTTGATGTGGTTGAAACACTGTCTGCTAGCATAACAGTGTCGAAGATAACACATTTGCATTTTCTCAAGATATggtgaaagaaagaaatcatacactgaacaaaaatataaacgcaacatgcaacaatttcaaagatttgaccgagttacagctcatataaggaaatcagtcaattgaaatacattcattaggccctaatctatggatttcacatgtctgggaatacagatattcatctgttggtcacagataccttaaaaaacagtaggggagtggatcagaaaaccagtcagtatcaggtgaccaccatttgcctcatgcaactcttcttcacatagagttgatcaggctgttgattatggcatgtggaatgttgtcccactcctcttcaatggcattgcaagttgctggatattggcgggaactagaacacgctgttgtacatgtcgatccagagcattcaaaacatgctcaatgggtgacatgtctagtgagtatgcaggccatggaagaactaggacattttccaggaattgtgtacagatccttgcggaatgggcctgtgcattatcatgctgaaacattggGATTGCTGCAgataaatggcacgacaatgggccatTCAAATTGACaacataaaatgcaattgtgttcattgtctgtagcttatgtctgcccataccataaccccaccaccaccatggggcactctgttcacaatgttgacatctgcaaactgctcacccacacaacaccatacactgtctgccatctgcccggtacagttgaaaccgggattcatgtGTGaatagcacacttctccagcgtgccagtggccttTGAAGGAAAGTATTTACCCACTGAAATCGGGTAcaacgctgaactgcagtcagttcaagaccctggtgaggagtaggagcacacagatgagcttcccttagACAGTCTctaacagtttgtgcagaaattgtttggttgtgcaaacccagtttcatcagctgtccgggtggctgatctcagacgatcccgcaggtgaagaagcctgatgtggaggacctgggctggcgtggttacacgtggtctgcggttgtacgcactcccaaattctctaaaacaaagttggaggcttatgttagagaaattaatattcagttctctggcaacagcactggtggacattccttcagtcagcatgtcaactgcacgctccatcaaaacttgagacatctgtggcattttgtgacaaaactgctaattttagagtggcctttaattgtcctaagcacaaggtgcactagtgtaatgatcatgctgtttaatcagcttcttgatatgccacccctgtcaagtggatggattatgttggcaaaggagaaatgctcactaacagggatgtacacaaatttgtgcacagaattcaGGAAAAATAcactgtgtgtatggaacatttctgggatcttttatttcagctcatgaaacatgggacctacACTTTACGtggcgtttatattttagttcagtatagttctccTCTCCTGTTCCCGAGGCAAATGTAACATTTGTTctatcattttactgcaagacATGCATCATTCTGCAGTTCGTATATTACGGTACGTGAGAGGTTATAtgcagtcagtgtccagatttcagttactATTCTATTTAACCCATATGAATTTAAATTAGGAAGATTCTGCTTATTCATGTATACATGGCTACTCGTGAGCGGGATATCAAAGGTGCATGTAAACAGTTTATACGAATAAGACCTTAAGcaggatatgagctactatcggGAAAACTGCTCATGTAATCGTGGTCATTAGTCGAGTGTGGAACTGGTGGTCAGCTGGTACCTCCTACCTTGAATCCCCCGAATGATTACATAATTTAATGGGCATCTCAGTGATTTAAAGCCCCAGATGAACCAGCTGAAAATGTTGCTGATATAACACATtctaatatagtatagtaattGTTTAATTTAtaattaccagagtaccagtacATAGCATATCAGTGATTTGACCCCTATGTGAACTGTCATGATCTGCAGTGTAACTGAAGACATAACTACCAAAGACTGTGGTTTCCCCCTTCTGTAAAATTGTTGTCAAATGACACTCGACTGGAATGACCGGTCTAACAGAACTAGCCTACTTAGTAGTTACTATTTTCCTTGCCGGCCACATTTTGAGATGGTAAATACATGTGCGTCCAAAGCTCCCCAGAACTAATCACCAGTGTTAATGAATGATTAACAACGTAAAATGTAGGGGTGTTTGTACCACCATCAGTTTTTGATTAACCCATAATCTAACAATACTGTAAGTATTGATGCAAGTCTGTGCATGTCTGACCCTGCCTATGTTTGGCCCTGCCTTAAAAAGATACACACCCAATGCGCAAGGCAGGTAATCACAcaatttaaatatttattttgtaGAAATGGTGATCGATAAAAAAACTAATCCTTGACAAAACATGTCCACCAGCTTTGATCTATAGCTTGGAATTCCAGTGTGAAACTTTACACATTTATCCACGTGAAACTTTAACAAATATTAATAACCAAGGACATATATAAAGAATCAGATACAAACTTGTATAAAACTCAGGTAGAAAAATAGCGATCTAATACTTTCAAAAACACATGCATTCGGGTGAGAAGACCTCTTAGGGAGTTATTCGGAGGTCGACAGAAATATCTGtaggaaaaaaaaaaaacgtaaaaaAAGTATTTTATGTCTTAAATTCTAACTTTCTAAATCAGATATTAGACAAATACATTCCATTGTATATTTGAACACAAAGATGGATCATAAGGATGTTGGATTGAAAGGAGGCATTCATACACTGCTTCATTCCTTCCTTCAGCGGTCAGACTTCTTgtggtaggagaggagagatggagagtctggaggagagagaaaatgtGTCAGAACCAGATAAGGGCAACAcacaatctctctcacacacaaacatatgaACACCCAGGTGTCTGTGGAAAAACACCCCCAGTACAGAAGAAAACTATTCAATGGACCATTGTCCATTTTAGAATGGCTATGTAGTGACTACCCACATGTGCCTGCTTACACCAGATTGTGCCCTACCCTGAGACGTACATCCTGGTACTTGTAGTTTGTACTTGTAGTTTGTTCAGTGCGGTGAGGGTGATGTGGGGAGATAGTAACGAAGCAGTCTATTCTGGTACTTGTAGTTAGGTCCTCACCTGGGCCGTACCGGTAGATGGGGGACAGACAGCTGAGGTACAGCCATGTCCTGTTCTTTTGCAGCCACCGCTGCCGATAGCCAATCATATCAGGGGAACTTGGAGGTGGGGCTAAGTAAGCCCTGCTAACTGGGTCAGGAGATGGGATTGGAGGTTGTGAGATTGATTGATCAGTTTGTCAGAGAGGAAGTATGTCCATGGTAACAATGCCGTCCCCTAACCCAGGGGATTGTGGGTAGTGGACTTGCCGTGGTACGATGCCTTCATCAAGCTAAAGCCCCTCTTTCTCTCGGTCACCTCTGATCTTCCCCATCTCATTCAGTGAGTGTGTGCTCAACCAGTAAGTGCAaccagtgtgtgtttgtacctgGACGTGCAGCCCCCAGGCATTGCTGTACGTTCTCCAGGTGGTGGATGTAGTCTGTCAGAGACCACTCGGCATCCTGGGACAGAACACTGGACGAAGCAGGCTCAGTTGACAGGACCGGGTTGGAATACACTCTAGGGGGGATAAGAGTGGACAGaataagagaggggagagaataagacgggggagagaaagaggggggagaagaggaagagagaaaaggaaataaATTAAATCTCAAGGTATGTCGTTAGAGATGTCCCCTCACATTAATGGATGTTTTCTATGTAAGGAGCAGTACCGGTTGTGGAGCCTGAAGGGTGATTTCATTGGTGAGACCACACCCGTATGGGTGGGGCTGCTGTCTCTAGTAGGTGGAGAGGAGTTGTGATTGGCCAGTGGCTGCTGCTGCCTCAAAACCTCAGTCCTGGAAgctgagagagaaatagaaaggttACACACTGAACTGTCAATGTACCTTGCCTGTGTGACGTTGGTAATCCTATCTTCATAGCTCTGGATGTCTCTCACACGCACCTGTACTGTGTCCGTTGACAGTGACAGTAGTTGTAACTCCTCTCCTGACGACTCTCtgccacttcctggtcaggaactTCAGTCTGGAGAAGGACGGGGAAGGGTTAACATGCATAACACAATGacccatagctctatataacacccACACACGACCAACCCAACCCACCGTGAGATGGCGATGACAGCTCGCACTGCAGCTCTGAAGCGCGagaggggagagtgtgtgtgggcgtgGGGGGGCGAGGGGTGCGCCCCCATCCGGGCGATAAGACAGAGCGTTGCCTGTTCACAGTCCTGAAAGccccccagcagcagcaggaggtaGCGCTTCTGGTAGACCAGAGACTTCCTAAAGCTCTCAGCCCGTAGATAGCGCTGATACAGTCGCTGGAActagagggacagagacacaaacacagggtTAAAGGGACGTCAAGACAAGGGACTTCACACCAGATGATCCATTAGGGACTTTCAGCCCAGAGGtcgagtgtgtgtgagtgagtttgTTAGTTTGAGCGTGTGGCTCACCTTGCTGTTGCTGAGGTCAGTGCTGGGCCGGTTCTCAGTCTCTGCCTGTCGTAGTTGtcgttccagacaggacagggtgTGTTTCAGGTTAACCCTCTCCTGACTCAGCTCCTTCACGCAGGCCGACAGGTCAGAGTTCTCCCTCGACAACCTCTCCCCCAATAccgaggaagaagaggaagactgCAGGGAGAGAGAAATTGGTTATCATGGTCCTTATCAAACTCATCTGTTGTAGTCGCAAATCCTCCCAAACaccataaatacatttaaaacactGCCGTCTAGCTCGTCTCCCAGTGCTTCATGTTGCTATGCATGGGCCTAGCTGTGATCAGCCATTTCTGGTACCTGGTGGTTGTATAGGGCtgtgctggtctggtctggcccAGTCGAGCTGTTATTCTTGGGTTGGAGTGGGCTGGAGTTGTACTGGTGTCGGTTGGACAGTCTCTCTGtggccatctctctctcctccctctctagctcaGCCAGAGTCTGCTGGAGATCTCTCATCCTCTGCTGGTCCTGCTGCCGCAATAACTCCAATTCACActgcagagggagggaagagaaaaCAGGAAAGTAAACAAGAAAAAAATGGCATATAAGTGGCTGAGACACTGTTGTATTACAAGTCAGACAGGCAATGCTAAAATGTTGTGTGTAAATCTCACCAGTTTGTTGCTGGTCCTCTCGtgtcgcctctctctctccgtctgctcctgtctctccttcctcctctccctctccctctgttcctcccGCTCCCTCTCCTTGTCATTGACCGATCGAAGCCTCTCCCTCAGCACTTTGAGCTCCGCCCCTAAGCGACCAGAacgctctctctccgtctccaatGCTCGACTAGCCTCCTGCTTCTGCTCCTTGAGTGTCTCCATAGTAACTCGGAGGCGGGCTGCAGCATCCTGATCTCTCTgtgcctcctctctcctcttcctctcttcctcctctactctcctccggTTCTGCAGAAGTTCCGCCCTCAGCCCGTCTGTCACTGTGGCTAGCTcctccccctgcctcctctcctgctccAGCTGAGAGCGGAGCTCAGAGATGAACTTCCTGTCTCGGGACACGTCCGCTTCTTGTCTGCGTGTGATGTCATCGAGACACCGGGCAGAGCGCTCGCGTTCCTCCTCCAGTTTCTTCATGTGGGCGTCGGCTAGGCGGGACTGAGCCTCTTTCAGGAAGTGTTCCAGCCGACTCTTTTCCTGTGACTGGAAAGTGTTGAGTTGCCGGGCGGAACGGGCGCACTCCTCCTCCAGCTCCTTATGGGCATCGGCTAGACGTGTGTCAAGCTGTGATTGGAGGAGGTGGCCGCGGGAGAGTTCTATCTGGAGTTCCTGTCGGAGGTTACTAGAGGTCGTCCTCTCCTGGTCCAGCTGACCCCTCAGGGTCACGACCTCTGATCTCTGCtgctcctcttccttctcccggaggtgtgtgtgagttctctCCTGGTCCAGCTCCTGCTGTAGCTCCTGGACTCTGGTCTCCTCCCTCCTTACAGCCTCCTCACAGTCCTCTATACACAGCCTGggagaggacacacacatcagtatttatttatgtgtgtgtgtgtgcgcatacaataatatatgtgtgtgtgtgtgtgtgtgtgtgtataccggaGATTGCGGATCTCGTTTTGTAGTTCCTGCTGGGTGCTGTGGGAGGAGTTAAGTcgttctctgttctcctctagttCCGCCCTCAGCCTGGATAACACCTCCCCTTTAGATGACTCCTCCTCCTGAGAGTGCTGCAGCTGCAGAGCGTGTCTGTCTGCAGAGAGCAGACGCTCCCCCACAACACGCTGCTGCTCCTcctggagagatgagggagagcgagggaggggagagatttttttttttaaccctttCAATTAAGCTAagcagttttttttctttttttacagtaTACAGGACTTCCTTAGTGGAGACCGCTCCAAACACgctcacgcaaacacacacacttgtctCTGTAGCAGTGTTTCCAGCTGACGGAGGAGGTGGGTGGAGTCTATCtcagggtgggaggagagaaaaGCCTGCAGCTCAGAGCGAAGCCCTGCCCTCTCACAGTCAAACACACCCCTCACTGCAGCCTGCAGCCCTCTGCTCCAACCAGCATCCACCGAGTTCTCCTGTTAAAACACACACAGGAGGGTCAGTACACACACCCATGCAGAAGTTAAGcacacatctcacacacactcaccggTATCTGTGCCATCCTACAGAGCAGTTCTCTCAGAGCGATGACAGTTTCCTGTAACGCCCTTTTCTCCTGCTCCCAACCCATTGGAGGAGCTTTAGAGTCTAACTGACAGATCGTCTGGTCCAATGAGAGGTGGTTAGAGTAGGAAGGGGCTTTACTTTGGGAGAGGGCGAGAACCCTGCAGCTCTCCTGGTACACTCTCTTCAACAGACcctggaaacacacacatagtTTAGTATAGGGTTCATTTGTAACATTTAGTATAGGGTTCATTTGTAAcatttaaggtgtgtgtgtttttgtgttcatACTTGTAGTTCAGGAGACAACAGTTCGTCGCTGTAGTTCATACTCCCGGCGGCACTGTCTGTGCGTGTGTtgtcggtgtgtgtgttggttgcgGGGTTCATGCCTCGACAACGCAGGTACTCCAAGAACTGAGcatccagtctctctgtctgctccaacTCTACCTTGAGTCTAACACCGAGCTCTGAACTGACATCttcacgacagacagacagaccgagagagaggaagagaagggagaggttAGACACACGAACAGACAGACAAGACCAAAAAAATGACAGAAACAGACTCACTGCTGCCATATCCATCACTGGCCCACTCCGTTGCGGACAGAGAAGAGGCGGAGCCAAGAGATGAGGGAGGGGCCGTCAGGTCCAGGGCTTCCAGCTCATGCACCTGACAGGTGAGAGaggtttaatgtgtgtgtgtggtgtgtgtgtgtgtgtgtggacacttTCCCAACACTTTTTCCACCCACCTTGTCAGCGTCCATTGAGTCCAACATGGAGAGATTGTCCGAGGCAGAGATGGACCCAGGGGAGTGGGTGCTGTGTGTGCCCAGCTCTGGGCTGATCGTCCCTGGGCAGGGCTGGTCTTGCCTTACTCTGGGGGAGGCTTTAGCCTGGAGCTCCAGGCCTGTGCTGTTTAAAGCACTGAGGTCAGACAGTCTAGAACCGTGGAGAACAGAGGGGTGGAACCTGTCCTCTCTGGTTCTCTCCTCAGAACAGTCCAGTCGACGGAGAACCTCGGGAGAACTCAGGGACCCGTTGCAAGACACACCGTCCTGGAATCCTCTGGGCGTGATGTCTGGAGGAAGAAGATGATCACAGTCATGCAACAGCTCTGCACTCAGAGAAACACCATTGTCTGTGTAGCAGCTTGAATGTGTACTCACCCTTCaatgagtgtgtctgtctgttgtgCGGGTTGCAGGTCTGTCTGAGCTGCAGCA harbors:
- the LOC139566500 gene encoding sentrin-specific protease 2-like isoform X3, whose amino-acid sequence is MYEWVVDGLSSLFEPITGQKHSGWPGLNVGGEIASQRQDSNARPTKRNYQSVHVSENISQSEPVAIKRRRKDIIRFVKKTVAGVAGLLRLRNPLSPASEEHRRYTASQGPVGLMGIDELHTSWMSSSDWKMEKPTVGGQRERGGLGLLQGASTPLQGASTPLRKHIGLVLGPGNPDKGRDGDKPQRCSLQLLPSRPTQGVRVGTGPPSSDLPTPNRSHRQCLAVEEALKESDKEHYRRLLEMVSDKYSKSQPLPFTRTKPQGETFTQDGHRMAILGRTYESVTPKTGPLRANPSVYRWRDASSAKQTRDMRGELCLSKPLSAAVDTQPASNATQKQPELDLSAEVAARLNLVDRETPTHTDTLNSTEELPRFSKEMAVEVSRALSQRDLNLVLSSAFKLCITQRDLASLQEGSWLNDEVINFNSRTVRSYDSMGQRHDDICSLLLLYLREEHKARKDQDLDECKWTVDSLRASEIPQQKNGSDCGVFACKYADYIAQGWPLTFRQCHMPLFRKLMIWEILNQRLL